One Sphingobium sp. Z007 genomic region harbors:
- a CDS encoding IS110 family transposase, giving the protein MEDVMGVFAALDVSQEETAICLVGAEGEILAEAKVPTCPDAIADWLAKRAADVERVGMETGPLAVWLWNALTKRRVPIICLDARHANAVLKMMPNKTDRHDARGLAQIVRTGWFKAARIKSHEAYVNRAMLTARDTLVGMRVKLENEIRGLLKTFGVMFGKRVGGFKRRATEIITGELAVAPELIPIFEALMHARSEILARIAALDGKIRAVAKQHGTVRLLMTAPGVGPITAMAVTAAFDDAERFNRSSSAGAYLGLTPRRYESGEISRNGRISKSGDRFARKCLYEAANAILSRKLGGPRLREWAQAIAGRTGPRKAKVALARKLAVTLHAMWRTNTTFREAAMA; this is encoded by the coding sequence GTGGAGGACGTTATGGGAGTTTTTGCAGCACTGGATGTGTCACAGGAGGAGACGGCGATTTGCCTGGTTGGGGCGGAAGGTGAGATTCTCGCGGAGGCGAAGGTGCCGACCTGCCCTGACGCGATAGCCGACTGGCTAGCGAAGCGCGCCGCGGATGTCGAACGGGTGGGAATGGAGACAGGTCCCCTTGCCGTCTGGCTCTGGAACGCGCTGACGAAGCGGCGTGTCCCGATCATTTGCCTGGATGCGCGTCACGCTAATGCGGTCCTCAAAATGATGCCAAATAAAACCGACAGACATGATGCTCGCGGCTTGGCTCAGATTGTCCGCACAGGTTGGTTCAAGGCTGCCCGGATAAAGAGTCATGAGGCCTATGTTAACCGGGCGATGCTGACAGCGCGCGATACGCTGGTTGGCATGCGTGTGAAGCTTGAAAATGAGATCAGAGGGTTGCTGAAAACGTTTGGCGTGATGTTCGGAAAACGGGTTGGGGGCTTCAAACGCCGTGCGACGGAGATCATCACAGGCGAGCTGGCAGTCGCACCGGAGCTCATACCTATCTTTGAAGCGTTGATGCACGCCCGGAGTGAAATTCTAGCCCGTATTGCCGCTCTCGATGGCAAAATCCGGGCGGTAGCCAAACAGCATGGTACGGTACGTCTTTTGATGACAGCGCCGGGAGTCGGACCGATCACCGCGATGGCGGTAACTGCAGCATTCGACGACGCCGAACGCTTCAACCGATCTTCCAGCGCGGGCGCTTATCTCGGTCTGACGCCAAGGCGCTACGAATCTGGCGAAATCAGCCGGAACGGGCGCATCTCGAAAAGCGGTGACAGGTTCGCTCGAAAATGCCTGTACGAAGCAGCAAATGCGATCTTGTCTCGAAAGCTTGGCGGCCCTCGCCTGCGTGAGTGGGCACAGGCGATCGCAGGCCGAACCGGGCCTCGCAAAGCGAAAGTCGCCCTGGCCAGGAAGCTGGCGGTAACATTGCACGCAATGTGGCGTACCAACACGACCTTCCGGGAGGCGGCCATGGCCTGA
- a CDS encoding transposase → MAERALTEVIQEAYIQGISTRSVDNLVKAMGMEGISKSQVSRLCDDIDERVQAFLDRPIEGDWPYLWIDATYVKVRQKGRIVSVAAIVAVGVNSEAAARCWAGYRPERSRAILDRLPAQARPARPARRQAGHLRCPRMD, encoded by the coding sequence ATGGCGGAGCGGGCGCTGACGGAGGTGATCCAAGAAGCCTATATCCAAGGCATCTCGACCCGCTCGGTCGATAATCTGGTCAAAGCCATGGGGATGGAGGGCATCTCCAAGAGCCAGGTGAGCAGGCTGTGCGATGATATCGACGAGCGTGTCCAAGCCTTCCTCGACCGCCCGATCGAGGGGGACTGGCCCTATCTCTGGATCGACGCCACCTATGTGAAGGTCCGCCAAAAGGGGCGGATCGTCTCGGTCGCTGCGATCGTCGCGGTCGGCGTCAACAGCGAGGCCGCCGCGAGGTGCTGGGCAGGATATCGGCCCGAGCGAAGCCGAGCCATTCTGGACCGCCTTCCTGCGCAAGCTCGCCCGGCGCGGCCTGCTCGGCGTCAAGCTGGTCATCTCCGATGCCCACGAATGGATTAA
- a CDS encoding acetyl-CoA acetyltransferase → MAHDPELIPVIVGVGQINDRPVDPQAGLDSFGLMAAALRAADADAGGGWLTDIDSLAVVDQISFRKLNPIAPSLAEALGASPGHVEQTPMASGDSPILLLNEAANRIGAGEIKIAAIVGGEALRTAAQRAAQEQGTAVSAQNASRAASTRKAPNFRQRYGLTAPVDVYPLYENAGRAAYGQSLAEGQRESAEIWSRFSEVADGNEGAWIHKPASVDTIETPTADNRPIAFPYTKLMVANSSVNQGAGFIVTSLGEARRRGVAEDRIIYVGNGAAAHECDDPLGRDRYDRSPSMDVSILRTLDLNDVTVADIDLVELYSCFPCVPKMARRTLDWPIEKPATVFGGLTFGGGPIGNYMSHAVVSMVQRLRGGPRLGLLFANGGFATHNHTIILGSEPIVAAQFPRPFDYQAEADAHRGDAPPTIETYTGPAAIETYTVLYERGGTVKHGVIVARTTDGARTLAKVPAEDSDTIALLIDGQVEPVGMTGEIIAAANGDQIWCRQN, encoded by the coding sequence ATGGCTCATGATCCTGAGTTGATCCCGGTAATTGTCGGCGTCGGCCAGATCAACGATCGCCCGGTCGACCCGCAAGCGGGGCTGGATTCCTTCGGCCTCATGGCGGCGGCGCTGCGCGCTGCGGATGCAGATGCGGGCGGCGGATGGTTGACGGATATCGATTCACTGGCGGTGGTGGATCAGATTTCCTTCCGCAAACTCAACCCGATCGCCCCGTCGCTGGCCGAGGCGCTTGGCGCATCGCCAGGGCATGTCGAGCAGACCCCGATGGCAAGCGGCGACAGTCCTATTTTGCTGTTGAACGAAGCGGCAAACAGGATCGGCGCGGGCGAGATCAAGATCGCCGCCATCGTCGGCGGCGAAGCGTTACGCACAGCCGCCCAGCGCGCCGCGCAGGAACAGGGCACAGCCGTTTCCGCGCAAAATGCCTCCCGCGCGGCATCCACCCGCAAGGCACCCAATTTCCGCCAGCGCTACGGCCTGACCGCGCCGGTCGATGTCTATCCGCTCTACGAAAATGCCGGTCGTGCCGCCTATGGACAAAGCCTCGCCGAAGGGCAGCGGGAGTCCGCTGAGATATGGTCCCGCTTTTCCGAAGTCGCCGACGGTAATGAAGGCGCGTGGATACACAAACCCGCATCGGTCGACACGATCGAAACACCGACTGCGGACAATCGGCCGATAGCCTTTCCTTACACGAAGCTGATGGTAGCCAATTCCTCGGTCAATCAGGGCGCGGGCTTCATCGTCACCAGCCTTGGCGAAGCGCGTCGACGCGGCGTGGCCGAGGATCGGATCATTTATGTCGGCAATGGCGCGGCAGCGCATGAATGCGACGATCCGCTTGGCCGTGATCGCTACGACCGATCGCCCAGCATGGACGTGTCGATCCTGCGCACGCTGGACCTGAATGATGTCACGGTCGCTGACATCGATCTTGTGGAACTCTATAGCTGCTTTCCCTGCGTGCCGAAAATGGCGCGCCGGACGTTGGACTGGCCGATCGAAAAACCCGCGACGGTGTTCGGCGGCCTGACGTTCGGGGGCGGTCCCATTGGCAATTATATGAGCCACGCCGTCGTCAGCATGGTGCAACGACTGCGCGGAGGCCCGCGTCTGGGCCTGCTATTCGCCAATGGAGGGTTTGCGACCCATAACCATACCATAATATTGGGCAGCGAGCCCATTGTGGCGGCGCAATTTCCGCGTCCATTCGACTATCAGGCGGAGGCCGACGCGCATCGTGGCGATGCGCCCCCAACGATCGAAACCTATACCGGCCCGGCAGCGATCGAAACCTATACCGTGCTGTATGAGCGGGGTGGCACCGTGAAACACGGCGTGATCGTCGCGCGGACAACGGACGGTGCCCGCACTCTCGCCAAGGTTCCAGCCGAAGATAGCGATACTATCGCCCTTCTGATCGATGGGCAGGTTGAACCTGTCGGCATGACCGGAGAAATTATCGCCGCGGCAAATGGCGATCAAATCTGGTGTCGCCAGAATTGA
- a CDS encoding crotonase/enoyl-CoA hydratase family protein — translation MSQTLSEDAVIVERRGHIMLITLNRPEARNAVNHALWVGVGSALADAERDVDVRAVVITGAGDQSFCAGADLKALSRGERIAPEDPEQLGWGFAGIVSHPISKPMIAAVNGTALGGGTEIALACDLVVATDSASFGLPEVKRGILAGAGGAFRLVQQLPHKIAMEMLLTGDPIDAARAMALGLVNAVVPRADLIDAALALAERIAVNAPLSVQASKRIALGIKDGAIASDEAHWAANRRESALVMRSEDAREGPRAFAEKRMPSWKGR, via the coding sequence ATGAGCCAGACCTTGTCCGAAGACGCCGTCATCGTCGAACGACGCGGCCATATCATGCTCATCACGCTCAATCGGCCAGAGGCGCGCAACGCGGTCAACCATGCCCTGTGGGTCGGTGTCGGCAGCGCGTTGGCGGACGCGGAGCGCGATGTCGATGTCCGCGCGGTCGTCATTACCGGCGCGGGGGACCAGAGTTTTTGTGCAGGTGCGGACCTGAAAGCCCTATCGCGCGGAGAGCGGATTGCGCCGGAAGACCCGGAACAACTGGGCTGGGGCTTTGCCGGCATTGTGAGCCACCCCATTTCCAAGCCGATGATCGCGGCGGTCAACGGCACCGCGCTGGGCGGCGGCACCGAAATCGCCCTGGCTTGCGACCTGGTCGTGGCGACCGATAGCGCCAGCTTTGGCCTCCCTGAAGTGAAGCGCGGGATATTGGCCGGTGCGGGCGGCGCCTTCCGCCTGGTTCAGCAATTGCCGCACAAGATCGCGATGGAAATGCTGTTGACCGGCGACCCCATCGACGCAGCGCGCGCAATGGCGCTCGGCCTGGTGAACGCCGTGGTGCCGCGAGCGGACCTGATCGACGCCGCGCTTGCGCTGGCAGAGCGGATCGCGGTCAATGCACCGCTGTCCGTACAGGCCAGCAAGCGGATCGCGCTGGGGATAAAGGACGGCGCGATTGCCAGCGACGAAGCTCATTGGGCGGCCAATCGGCGCGAAAGCGCTTTGGTTATGCGCTCAGAGGATGCGCGTGAAGGACCGCGCGCCTTCGCCGAAAAACGGATGCCAAGCTGGAAGGGTCGTTGA
- a CDS encoding CoA transferase, which yields MTEADMALGGLMAGDRPLAGVRIIDLVSGAMGAIARAYVELGADVVRIEPAAGADDRRSGTCVNGISIDFVTTNLGKRSATPDRFGALVADADIVIAPRGAIDVDALMAAHPSLVIVSVSDFGDTPHFREWIGSGPVFHALSGELSRSGIPGRPPLLPPGDLAIACAAVQAAYVSLVAYWQALMTGRGDHLDFSMLDGTTQALDPGYGIAGSATAGVPASKLPRGRPEARFMYPILPCADGFVRICVLAPRQWRGMFEWMGQPEEFADPAFDKLQNRFASKSLLPAIARFFAGKSRRQVEEEAERFGVPAAAVLDLDEALVTDQIMARRAFVPTTIAPGIIAPVPDGVIEIDGVRMGVAGPAPALPQPDVQWHPRTAVSPNTSAGDRPFSGLRVLDFGVIVVGAEGGRLLADQGADVIKVESSAFPDGSRQSRVPGPIAPTFATGHRNKRSLGLDMKGPRGKALLLDLIRQSDVILSNFKGGTLESLGLDYQSLKAINPGIIVADSSAFGPTGPWSRRMGYGPLVRASAGLTMEWRYPGEADSFSDAITVYPDHVAGRIGVIGVIALLIRRLRTGRGGQVSVSQAEVMLSHMASKVAAEAVQRAGFAIDNDAPTSTVYPCAGDDEWCVVTIRNAADEATVAQVTGGLPLTDWLATRTPHDAMKVLQAAAIPAGAMLRVSELPTFGYYSERRFFRTAVHPHLDEPFTVEDAPVVADRLRNPPDRPAPLLGEHTAEVVREKLGLADADISDLLEAGILEQFVLPQEKMI from the coding sequence ATGACGGAAGCTGATATGGCCTTGGGCGGATTGATGGCTGGCGACAGGCCATTGGCAGGGGTCCGCATCATCGACCTTGTGTCGGGAGCCATGGGGGCAATCGCCCGCGCCTATGTAGAGCTTGGCGCGGATGTGGTGCGGATCGAGCCTGCGGCTGGCGCGGATGATCGTCGCAGCGGCACGTGCGTGAATGGCATAAGCATAGATTTCGTCACGACGAATCTTGGCAAGCGGTCCGCCACACCCGATCGCTTCGGTGCGTTGGTGGCGGACGCCGACATCGTGATCGCGCCGCGCGGTGCGATCGACGTCGATGCGCTGATGGCGGCCCATCCCTCGCTGGTCATAGTTTCCGTGTCCGATTTTGGCGACACGCCCCATTTCCGCGAATGGATCGGCTCCGGTCCGGTCTTCCATGCGCTTTCCGGCGAATTGTCGCGATCGGGCATTCCGGGTCGCCCGCCCTTGCTGCCGCCTGGCGATCTGGCGATCGCCTGTGCTGCGGTGCAGGCCGCCTATGTCAGCCTGGTCGCCTATTGGCAGGCACTGATGACCGGGCGCGGCGATCATCTGGATTTTTCCATGCTGGATGGCACTACCCAGGCGCTCGATCCGGGCTATGGTATCGCTGGCAGCGCAACGGCAGGCGTGCCCGCCAGCAAATTGCCGCGCGGCCGCCCCGAAGCGCGCTTCATGTATCCGATCCTGCCTTGCGCGGATGGCTTTGTGCGCATTTGTGTGCTGGCCCCGCGCCAATGGCGAGGCATGTTCGAATGGATGGGACAGCCCGAAGAATTTGCCGATCCCGCGTTCGACAAACTGCAAAACCGCTTTGCCTCGAAAAGCTTGTTGCCCGCCATTGCGCGCTTTTTCGCGGGGAAAAGCCGTCGCCAGGTCGAAGAGGAAGCGGAGCGCTTCGGCGTACCTGCCGCCGCCGTGCTGGACTTGGACGAGGCGCTGGTGACCGATCAGATCATGGCGCGGCGCGCCTTCGTGCCCACCACGATTGCCCCCGGAATCATAGCACCCGTCCCCGATGGCGTCATTGAAATCGACGGGGTGCGTATGGGCGTCGCCGGACCTGCGCCCGCGCTGCCCCAACCCGACGTTCAGTGGCATCCGCGCACAGCCGTGTCGCCCAACACAAGCGCTGGCGACCGCCCCTTTAGCGGTTTGAGGGTGCTGGATTTCGGCGTGATCGTCGTGGGGGCAGAGGGGGGACGACTGCTCGCCGACCAAGGCGCCGACGTTATCAAGGTCGAAAGCTCCGCCTTTCCCGACGGCAGCCGCCAGAGCCGCGTTCCCGGCCCGATCGCGCCCACCTTCGCCACGGGGCATCGCAATAAACGCAGCCTCGGCCTCGACATGAAAGGCCCGCGTGGCAAGGCGTTGTTGCTCGACCTCATCCGCCAAAGTGATGTCATATTGTCCAATTTCAAAGGCGGTACACTCGAATCGCTGGGCCTGGATTACCAATCGCTCAAGGCCATCAATCCGGGCATCATCGTGGCGGATAGTTCCGCGTTCGGGCCTACCGGTCCCTGGTCGCGCCGCATGGGCTATGGTCCGCTGGTCCGGGCATCGGCAGGATTGACGATGGAATGGCGCTATCCTGGCGAAGCCGACAGCTTTTCCGATGCCATCACCGTCTATCCCGATCATGTCGCAGGCCGGATCGGCGTGATCGGCGTAATCGCCCTTCTGATCCGGCGTCTGCGCACCGGACGCGGCGGGCAGGTGAGCGTCAGCCAGGCAGAAGTGATGCTGAGCCACATGGCATCCAAAGTCGCGGCCGAGGCCGTCCAACGTGCCGGTTTCGCGATAGACAATGACGCGCCGACATCGACAGTCTATCCCTGTGCAGGCGACGATGAATGGTGCGTGGTGACGATCCGCAATGCGGCGGATGAGGCGACCGTTGCGCAGGTGACGGGCGGATTGCCGCTGACGGACTGGCTGGCGACGCGGACGCCGCATGATGCGATGAAGGTGTTACAAGCCGCCGCCATTCCCGCCGGCGCCATGTTGCGCGTGTCGGAGTTGCCGACATTCGGCTATTACAGCGAACGCCGCTTCTTTCGCACTGCCGTCCACCCCCATCTGGACGAACCGTTCACGGTGGAGGACGCGCCCGTCGTGGCGGACCGCCTGCGCAACCCGCCCGACCGGCCCGCCCCTCTGCTGGGCGAGCACACCGCAGAGGTGGTGCGCGAAAAGCTGGGACTTGCCGACGCAGACATCAGCGACCTTTTGGAAGCGGGAATATTGGAGCAGTTCGTGCTGCCACAGGAGAAGATGATATGA
- a CDS encoding aldehyde dehydrogenase family protein encodes MSVVDFDQQAIERVFAAQRANRVALKRRSADERIERLTALRAAIVARTDAIDQALNLDLRKPLAGARNGEIGAVLAEIDMARAELAGWMAPQRIEPSPHFAGNDTFIQYEPRGVVLLLGPWNFPFSLVFAPLVPIIAAGNACIVKPNEMQPHTSALTAQIIADVFPENEVACFEGGVPLAEALQDLPFDHVFFTGSPAIGKRVMAAAAKHLTSVTLELGGKCPAILDADYPLIDAAGKIVAARFNNAGQLCLSVDHVWVPRARRDELVAMLGAVVDKMFYVDGTLQKDRLARIVDARNFARVQGHVDEAVAHGATVAKGGASQVDDLTIEPTIIIDPPLDGGLMQNEIFGPVLPVIAYDDVDEIVDQVDRTGKPLAMYLFSHDEGFVDDILDRTSSGGVTVNHVLMHYAEHRLPFGGVNGSGMGRYKGIYGFHELSNARSIFVQKK; translated from the coding sequence GCCAATCGCGTCGCCCTCAAACGGCGTTCGGCCGATGAACGGATCGAACGGCTGACGGCGTTGCGCGCGGCGATCGTCGCGCGCACCGACGCGATCGATCAAGCGCTCAATCTCGACCTGCGCAAGCCCCTTGCAGGCGCGCGTAATGGCGAAATCGGCGCGGTTTTGGCGGAAATCGACATGGCTCGCGCCGAGTTGGCCGGCTGGATGGCGCCGCAGAGGATAGAGCCATCGCCGCATTTCGCGGGCAACGACACCTTTATCCAATATGAGCCACGCGGCGTCGTTCTGCTGCTGGGACCATGGAATTTTCCCTTCTCGCTGGTTTTCGCGCCGCTCGTCCCGATTATCGCAGCGGGTAACGCGTGCATCGTCAAGCCCAACGAAATGCAGCCGCATACCTCCGCGCTCACTGCGCAGATCATCGCGGACGTGTTTCCCGAAAATGAAGTGGCCTGTTTCGAAGGCGGCGTACCGCTGGCCGAAGCGCTCCAGGATTTGCCGTTCGACCATGTCTTCTTCACCGGTAGCCCGGCCATCGGCAAACGGGTGATGGCGGCGGCGGCCAAGCATCTGACGAGCGTGACACTGGAACTGGGTGGAAAATGTCCCGCCATCCTTGACGCCGATTATCCGCTGATCGATGCGGCTGGCAAGATCGTCGCCGCCCGCTTCAACAATGCTGGGCAGCTCTGCCTGTCGGTCGACCATGTCTGGGTGCCAAGGGCGCGGCGCGACGAACTGGTCGCTATGCTCGGTGCCGTCGTCGACAAAATGTTCTATGTAGACGGCACGCTCCAGAAGGACCGCTTGGCCCGCATCGTCGACGCACGCAATTTCGCGCGGGTGCAGGGTCATGTCGATGAAGCCGTCGCACATGGCGCCACGGTCGCCAAGGGCGGCGCTTCCCAGGTGGACGACCTTACTATCGAGCCGACGATCATCATCGATCCGCCGCTCGATGGCGGCCTGATGCAGAATGAGATTTTCGGGCCTGTTCTGCCGGTCATCGCCTATGACGATGTGGACGAAATCGTCGATCAGGTGGACCGGACGGGCAAGCCTCTGGCCATGTATCTGTTCAGCCATGACGAAGGCTTTGTCGATGACATACTCGATCGAACATCCTCCGGCGGCGTGACGGTCAATCATGTGCTGATGCACTATGCCGAACATAGGCTGCCCTTTGGCGGCGTGAACGGCAGCGGCATGGGCCGTTACAAGGGCATTTACGGCTTTCACGAACTGTCCAACGCACGATCGATATTCGTCCAGAAAAAATAA